A single genomic interval of Dehalogenimonas sp. THU2 harbors:
- a CDS encoding PAC2 family protein, protein MGYRLEKEPELHNPDLIVGWPGIGNVGLLAVETLWRQLEAEHLGDIEPEPFFYPSGLVIKDGILENLSFPASRFYYKQLPHRDLIFFTGEEQPSETGSTYAAGAKAYEMANHVLDVAEHFGCRRIFTSGAAVSAIHHDGTPGVWTVATNASLLAEINASRGNRLSSELQGRGAQANVSGLNGLLVGVASRRGLPAACLMGEVPDYLARSPMPYPAAVKSVLEVISGFLDLKIDYAEIETMRRQMSEMIDQFFNQFPDHIKEKLSQRRQVVEAEGGEAITDEDKQWMEEHIEDLFRPGTGGDDRAA, encoded by the coding sequence TAGAAAAAGAACCGGAACTCCACAATCCTGACCTTATCGTCGGTTGGCCTGGCATCGGTAACGTTGGCCTTCTGGCTGTGGAAACCTTATGGCGACAACTTGAAGCCGAACATTTGGGAGATATCGAGCCTGAACCGTTCTTCTACCCCAGCGGCTTGGTGATTAAGGATGGTATACTGGAAAACCTGAGTTTCCCAGCGTCAAGGTTTTATTACAAGCAACTACCTCACCGGGATCTCATTTTCTTCACTGGGGAAGAACAACCTTCCGAGACGGGTTCAACGTACGCGGCTGGGGCCAAGGCTTATGAAATGGCTAACCATGTGCTGGACGTGGCGGAACATTTTGGCTGCCGGCGCATCTTCACATCCGGCGCGGCGGTCAGCGCTATACACCACGACGGTACACCTGGCGTCTGGACGGTGGCGACCAACGCCTCTCTCTTGGCAGAAATCAACGCCAGTAGAGGCAACCGCTTGTCAAGTGAACTCCAGGGAAGGGGTGCACAGGCTAACGTGAGTGGATTGAACGGCCTACTCGTTGGTGTAGCATCGCGACGCGGCTTGCCGGCCGCCTGCCTGATGGGGGAAGTGCCTGATTACCTGGCTAGATCGCCGATGCCTTATCCGGCGGCGGTTAAATCGGTACTGGAAGTTATCAGCGGATTTTTAGATTTAAAAATCGACTACGCTGAAATTGAAACGATGCGACGGCAGATGAGTGAGATGATCGATCAATTCTTCAACCAGTTTCCTGATCACATAAAGGAAAAGCTTTCTCAACGACGACAGGTAGTTGAAGCGGAAGGCGGCGAAGCTATTACCGACGAGGATAAGCAATGGATGGAGGAACATATCGAGGATTTATTCCGGCCGGGGACAGGTGGCGATGACCGGGCGGCTTAG
- a CDS encoding PAC2 family protein: protein MTGRLSYLASPRLEIPVMVVGWESDAGNLGGRVSGYLTETLGLKPLAAIDPVGYFPLSSVDISADLVGFPSSLFYYSEEANLIVFKSDVPVFETHEFLRLVLDLAVHYNAGYLVLVNGLPSMASHNTPSEILANMNFIQLKEWLNGDGINTGINYESPPGQKPPISTYLIWEARSRDIMSVSLWLPVPFYLSALTDEIGARRLLAFLKEKFIPTLDLEIAIESEGRLRGKLGDLRSGSKDCDKYLSMLESNLSLTEYEAGQLAAEVRRTFHMD, encoded by the coding sequence ATGACCGGGCGGCTTAGTTACCTGGCATCGCCTAGGTTGGAAATTCCGGTGATGGTAGTTGGTTGGGAGAGTGACGCAGGCAATCTGGGCGGGAGAGTATCCGGGTATCTGACGGAGACTCTAGGCCTGAAACCGCTGGCCGCCATAGATCCGGTTGGATATTTCCCACTTTCCAGCGTGGACATATCCGCTGACCTTGTCGGTTTTCCCAGCAGCCTTTTTTATTATTCTGAAGAAGCCAATCTCATTGTTTTTAAGTCAGATGTGCCGGTGTTTGAGACACACGAATTCCTGAGGCTGGTCCTTGACCTTGCAGTGCACTACAACGCCGGATATTTGGTCCTAGTCAACGGATTACCGTCAATGGCTTCACACAATACCCCCAGCGAGATACTGGCTAATATGAATTTCATTCAGCTAAAAGAGTGGTTGAACGGCGATGGGATCAACACGGGAATAAACTACGAGTCACCACCGGGTCAGAAGCCCCCCATCAGCACTTACCTGATATGGGAAGCCCGGTCACGGGATATAATGTCCGTTTCATTATGGCTGCCGGTCCCGTTTTACCTTTCCGCCCTGACCGATGAGATCGGGGCGCGCCGCCTGCTGGCTTTTCTGAAAGAGAAATTCATACCGACGCTGGATCTGGAAATAGCCATCGAGTCTGAGGGACGGTTACGGGGAAAGCTGGGCGACTTGCGTTCCGGTTCAAAGGATTGCGATAAATATCTTTCAATGCTGGAAAGCAATCTCAGCCTCACTGAATATGAAGCCGGGCAACTGGCGGCGGAAGTGCGGCGAACGTTTCATATGGACTGA
- a CDS encoding TrpB-like pyridoxal phosphate-dependent enzyme: protein MNRTKYQLNETEMPAAWYNIQADLPQPLAPYLHPGTKQPLGPADLAPLFPMALIMQEVSQERYIDIPGEVIDIYRSWRPTTLYRAHALEKALQTPAKIFYKYEGSSPAGSHKPNTAVPQAYYNKKEGINRLTTETGAGQWGSSMAFACSQFGIELKVYMVKVSYQQKPYRKMMMETWGAQCVPSPSMDTNSGRAALAEDPNNPGSLGLAISEAVEDAAPRADSHYALGSVLNHVLMHQTVIGLEALKQMEMAGEYPDVVIGCVGGGSNFGGMALPFVHQNLTGGKNTRIVAVEPASCPTLTKGTFAFDYGDVAGMAPIAKMFTLGRKFMPPPVHAGGLRYHGMAPIVSHLHKLGLIEAKSVMQLPTFEAGIQFARTEGFISAPETNHAIRATIDEAIKCRESGEKKVILFNHSGHGHFDMAAYDAYLSGKLTDYEYPESLVTEALKDLPQCIIG from the coding sequence ATGAACCGCACCAAGTATCAATTGAATGAAACTGAAATGCCCGCGGCCTGGTACAACATCCAGGCTGACCTGCCGCAACCCCTGGCCCCATATCTGCATCCAGGAACCAAACAACCGTTGGGTCCCGCCGATCTGGCGCCACTGTTCCCGATGGCTCTTATCATGCAGGAAGTTTCTCAGGAACGATACATCGATATTCCCGGAGAAGTCATCGACATCTATCGCAGCTGGAGACCGACTACTCTCTATCGGGCTCACGCACTGGAAAAAGCATTGCAGACTCCGGCCAAGATCTTCTACAAATACGAAGGTTCCAGCCCCGCCGGCAGCCATAAACCCAATACCGCCGTGCCTCAGGCATACTACAACAAAAAAGAAGGGATCAACCGTCTCACCACCGAGACCGGTGCCGGACAATGGGGCAGTTCCATGGCTTTTGCCTGCAGTCAGTTCGGCATCGAACTCAAAGTTTACATGGTCAAGGTAAGCTACCAGCAGAAACCATATCGCAAGATGATGATGGAAACCTGGGGCGCCCAGTGTGTACCCAGTCCCAGCATGGATACCAATTCCGGCCGCGCCGCCCTGGCAGAAGATCCCAACAACCCGGGCAGCCTGGGTCTGGCCATCTCGGAAGCCGTTGAGGACGCTGCACCCCGTGCGGACTCGCATTATGCCTTGGGCAGCGTCTTGAACCACGTTCTTATGCATCAGACGGTCATCGGTCTGGAAGCCCTGAAACAGATGGAAATGGCCGGGGAATATCCGGACGTGGTCATCGGTTGTGTCGGCGGCGGGTCCAATTTCGGCGGTATGGCCTTGCCCTTCGTTCATCAGAACTTGACCGGCGGCAAGAACACCCGCATCGTCGCTGTAGAGCCTGCCAGCTGCCCAACCCTGACCAAAGGCACCTTCGCTTTCGATTACGGCGATGTAGCCGGCATGGCTCCTATCGCCAAGATGTTCACCCTGGGTCGCAAATTCATGCCCCCTCCGGTGCACGCCGGCGGTCTGCGCTATCATGGCATGGCGCCCATCGTCAGCCACCTGCACAAGCTCGGTCTGATCGAAGCCAAGTCAGTCATGCAGCTTCCCACCTTCGAGGCCGGGATTCAGTTCGCCCGTACGGAAGGCTTCATCAGTGCGCCGGAAACGAATCACGCTATCCGCGCCACCATTGACGAAGCCATCAAGTGCCGTGAGTCCGGTGAGAAAAAAGTCATCCTGTTCAATCACTCCGGTCACGGCCACTTCGATATGGCGGCCTACGACGCCTACCTGTCCGGCAAGCTCACCGATTATGAGTACCCGGAATCTCTGGTTACAGAGGCTTTAAAAGACCTTCCGCAATGTATCATCGGTTAG
- a CDS encoding AMP-binding protein: MTLTRFLAEAGRRHQDRIAFQMGERQLSFKELDRLSNGLAESLVKMGIKPGEHVALLLENSPDFVISYFGVVKAGAIAMPLDTKYKLLELTAVFDDCRPVALIAETAALKALSAVPSLIGSFKYKICLGNIDIPGCVIYDSQVKSAETAPLISEYPELAHIAYTSGPTLRPHGAEIKQRNLIEAAAGSAAGFGQTDQDTVALFALPLHHTIGIAVIMMTSLFAGSRVVIVNGISMDALLCSIEKERVTMFHGVPFIHAMMVNHLKANGLKYDISSLRFCGSAGAPIPVSVITGFEELTGKYLNQYYGLTESTSHVTCQELNKSGDSGGVGTSIPGFEVRVVNEEGRTVAAGEPGEVVIRGPIMRAYHNRVEDTERFIRDGWLYTDDIGIVDENGELFITGVKKPMLITKGQNIYFSDIADILITHPLIADAAAGGIPDPDGMRGEVVLAVVTLIDGANLTEQEVKKFCLERLANYKCPKKVLFVSDIPRSPNGQLATFSLLE, from the coding sequence ATGACTTTAACCAGATTTTTAGCCGAAGCGGGGCGACGGCACCAGGATAGAATCGCCTTTCAAATGGGTGAACGACAACTATCGTTCAAGGAACTGGACAGGCTGTCAAACGGGTTGGCTGAGAGCCTTGTCAAAATGGGGATTAAACCCGGAGAACATGTGGCATTGTTGCTGGAGAACAGTCCTGATTTTGTGATCAGTTATTTTGGCGTGGTGAAAGCAGGCGCAATCGCCATGCCGTTGGATACCAAGTACAAACTGCTGGAACTCACGGCCGTATTTGATGATTGCCGTCCCGTGGCACTTATCGCCGAGACAGCTGCACTGAAAGCACTTTCAGCGGTTCCGTCGCTCATCGGATCCTTCAAATACAAGATCTGCCTGGGTAACATCGATATACCCGGGTGTGTCATATATGATTCACAGGTAAAAAGTGCGGAAACGGCCCCGCTTATAAGTGAATATCCGGAACTGGCGCATATCGCCTATACCTCAGGGCCGACGTTGCGGCCCCACGGAGCTGAGATAAAACAAAGAAATCTTATCGAAGCGGCGGCTGGCTCGGCGGCGGGTTTCGGGCAAACAGACCAGGACACGGTGGCGTTGTTCGCTTTGCCGCTGCATCACACTATCGGTATCGCCGTCATCATGATGACATCTCTGTTTGCAGGCAGCAGAGTGGTAATTGTCAATGGTATTTCTATGGACGCACTCTTATGCTCCATAGAAAAAGAACGGGTAACCATGTTTCATGGGGTACCGTTCATCCACGCCATGATGGTCAATCACCTGAAAGCCAACGGGCTTAAATACGATATAAGTTCACTCCGGTTTTGCGGCAGCGCCGGTGCGCCCATCCCGGTAAGCGTCATCACGGGTTTCGAAGAACTTACCGGAAAATATCTCAATCAATATTACGGGTTAACGGAATCGACAAGTCATGTTACCTGCCAGGAGTTGAACAAATCCGGAGACAGCGGCGGCGTCGGCACATCTATACCCGGTTTCGAAGTACGGGTGGTCAATGAAGAGGGAAGAACAGTAGCTGCCGGTGAACCGGGAGAAGTGGTGATTCGTGGGCCGATCATGCGAGCTTATCATAATCGTGTTGAAGACACCGAGAGATTCATCAGGGATGGTTGGCTTTACACCGATGACATTGGCATCGTCGATGAAAATGGGGAACTATTCATCACCGGCGTCAAGAAACCAATGCTGATCACCAAGGGTCAGAATATCTACTTTTCCGACATTGCCGATATTCTGATCACCCATCCGTTGATCGCCGATGCCGCGGCAGGGGGCATCCCGGATCCGGACGGCATGCGTGGTGAGGTTGTACTGGCGGTCGTTACACTTATAGATGGCGCAAACTTGACCGAACAGGAAGTAAAAAAATTCTGTTTGGAACGCCTGGCTAACTACAAGTGTCCCAAGAAGGTTTTATTCGTGTCGGATATACCGAGATCGCCCAACGGACAACTTGCGACTTTCAGCCTATTGGAATAA
- a CDS encoding ATP-binding protein → MKSEVLRARDVDTLRRAIAPKLPRKTDRPAVIILVGLPGSGKSYFAAKLLERIPAAVLESDYLRKTLVRRPVYSQWEHIRLFRAIHALVKELLTAKYNVVLDATNLTENYRHPLEAIAIDTKAKSIIVHIDTPRDVAEKRLVERLTQQGGYSDADWAVYQKLEETFEPIKRPHFYVRTPMDILPVIDKIVSEIKIQG, encoded by the coding sequence GTGAAATCTGAAGTCTTGCGCGCCCGGGACGTGGATACATTGAGGCGGGCTATCGCACCTAAACTGCCACGGAAGACCGACCGCCCCGCCGTGATTATCCTTGTCGGGTTGCCGGGCAGCGGTAAGAGTTACTTCGCCGCCAAATTGCTCGAACGCATACCGGCGGCCGTACTCGAAAGCGATTACCTCAGGAAGACCCTGGTTCGCCGCCCAGTTTACAGCCAATGGGAACATATCCGATTATTCAGAGCTATCCACGCACTGGTAAAAGAATTACTCACGGCTAAATACAACGTTGTCCTGGACGCCACCAATCTGACCGAGAATTACCGGCATCCGCTTGAAGCTATCGCTATAGACACAAAGGCAAAATCGATTATCGTTCATATAGACACTCCCCGTGATGTCGCTGAAAAACGGTTGGTGGAAAGATTAACCCAGCAAGGTGGATACTCCGATGCCGATTGGGCGGTTTACCAAAAGCTCGAGGAAACGTTTGAACCGATAAAACGCCCTCATTTCTATGTCAGAACCCCTATGGACATTTTGCCTGTAATTGATAAAATAGTGTCAGAGATAAAAATCCAGGGATAG
- a CDS encoding leucyl aminopeptidase, with protein MEIKQITGDINKTEADAIILGVFEDDETNDIEKDLDKALGGTIAALRKSKEIKGKSSELTVIHTLGKIKSAKAAVLGLGKKKDFDATKLRSAMADACRCLQRKNNLKLALTLPDTGLTTYEVARVVAEAAYLGGYSFRKHLTKAADYGDLKCMTVIFKEKIEKSSFEMGAKRGEIVAQATILARDLANEPSNHMTPEDLADAAHQVARESGLKIEILERRDMEKLGMGGLLGVSQASKDINPPKLIMMRYKGREGEGWDLALVGKGLTFDSGGVSIKPSEKMEEMKFDMSGGAATIAAMGAIGKLKLDINVIAAVPATENMPDGAAFKPGDVLKMFTGKTVEVISTDAEGRLILADALGYINKEKPKVIVDMATLTGACVIALGNITTAAITNNQPLMDKVIKAGTSAGERIWQLPAYDEYRDQYKSDYADIKNVGGRPAGTITAGLFLSEFIGDTPWVHLDIAGTAWGDKDKGHLTKGGSGVPVATLVNLAEMLAQE; from the coding sequence ATGGAAATAAAACAGATCACGGGCGACATCAACAAGACTGAGGCTGATGCCATAATCCTGGGTGTTTTTGAAGATGATGAAACTAACGACATCGAGAAGGACCTGGACAAGGCCCTGGGTGGAACGATCGCGGCTCTACGCAAATCAAAGGAGATCAAAGGCAAATCCAGTGAACTAACTGTTATTCATACACTTGGCAAAATCAAATCCGCCAAGGCGGCAGTCCTGGGATTGGGTAAGAAAAAAGACTTCGATGCGACAAAATTGCGCTCCGCGATGGCCGATGCCTGCCGTTGTTTACAGCGGAAGAATAATCTCAAACTGGCCCTGACGCTCCCTGATACGGGTTTAACGACTTACGAGGTCGCTCGGGTCGTCGCCGAAGCAGCCTATCTGGGCGGATATAGCTTCCGGAAACATCTGACAAAAGCAGCGGATTATGGCGACCTGAAATGCATGACCGTCATTTTTAAAGAAAAGATAGAAAAGAGCAGTTTCGAAATGGGCGCCAAGAGGGGGGAGATAGTCGCCCAGGCTACCATACTGGCCAGAGACCTGGCTAATGAACCTTCTAACCATATGACTCCAGAAGACCTGGCCGATGCCGCTCACCAGGTGGCTCGGGAATCCGGCCTCAAGATTGAGATACTCGAACGCCGGGACATGGAAAAGCTGGGTATGGGCGGGTTGCTGGGGGTTTCTCAAGCTTCGAAAGATATCAATCCGCCGAAATTGATCATGATGAGGTATAAAGGCCGGGAGGGCGAGGGCTGGGATCTGGCGCTCGTCGGCAAAGGTCTGACCTTCGACAGCGGCGGCGTTTCCATTAAGCCTTCCGAGAAGATGGAAGAAATGAAATTCGATATGAGCGGTGGCGCGGCGACCATCGCCGCGATGGGAGCAATCGGTAAACTGAAACTGGATATCAATGTGATCGCCGCCGTGCCGGCAACGGAAAATATGCCCGACGGCGCCGCTTTCAAACCGGGGGACGTACTGAAGATGTTTACCGGTAAGACGGTCGAAGTAATTTCCACCGACGCAGAAGGCCGACTTATTCTGGCGGATGCTTTAGGCTACATCAATAAGGAAAAACCAAAGGTGATCGTCGACATGGCGACACTGACCGGGGCCTGTGTCATCGCCCTGGGTAATATCACCACTGCTGCCATAACCAATAATCAACCTCTGATGGATAAAGTCATCAAAGCGGGCACTTCGGCAGGGGAAAGGATCTGGCAGTTGCCGGCCTATGATGAATACAGAGATCAGTACAAGAGCGACTATGCCGATATCAAAAACGTCGGTGGCCGCCCGGCCGGCACCATAACCGCGGGGCTTTTCCTTTCCGAATTTATCGGCGACACGCCATGGGTTCACCTGGATATCGCGGGCACCGCCTGGGGTGATAAGGATAAAGGACACCTGACCAAGGGCGGAAGCGGTGTGCCGGTGGCGACCCTGGTCAACCTCGCGGAGATGCTGGCGCAAGAGTAG
- the ileS gene encoding isoleucine--tRNA ligase: MFQPVNSRVNFGELEEKTLKLWSQKNVFKRSIENRKDGKRFTLYEGPPTANGKPGIHHVLSRVFKDVIPRYKVMKGFYAPRIGGWDTHGLPVELEVEKELGFKSKTDIERYGIAEFNQKCRESVFKYVRDWNALTERIGYWVDLDNAYITMNNSYIESGWWVVKQLWDKGLIYQGHKVTPHCPRCGTSLSSHEVALGYEEHTEDPSVYVKFQILPESFTGPLKAFMDKPLSLLAWTTTPWTLPANTALAVCDSAEYAVLDLGDEYLVLAAALLEANALHTAHEAGRVAGSRLVGLKYRPLFDPFANSMAVSRLDKGELVAVEATELTYPVIAADYVSMDDGTGIVHTAPAYGEVDYESGKKHGLYFIHHVDLQGKITGTYPGAGKFVKTADPLITQDLKQRNMLFKSEKIHHTYPFCWRCSTPLLYFAKQSWYIRTTACRDALIEGNERINWYPEHIKKGRFGDWLQNNVDWAFSRERYWGTPVPVWRCQRCQTTECIGGLTELQAKTGFSGLNEPLDLHRPYVDDMTYECPQCHGEMKRVSDVIDCWFDSGAMPVAQHHYPFEPDSLDIFKDGRFPADYICEAVDQTRGWFYSLHALSTLLFDRPSYDNVICLGHILDEKGEKMSKSKGNVVLPETVIGKYGADAVRWYLFTASPAGNARRFSEKLVSEVTRSFMSTLWNTYSFFILYANIDNYQPKTETCEVASELDRWILSELNQLVEEVTTDLDAYDPVAAARAIEAFVDYLSNWYVRRSRRRFWKSESDADKLSAYNALYECLVTMSKLLAPFMPFLAEEIYQNLVVSINAQAPDSVHLSDFPLADITRIDADLSTAMRLAMKVSSIGRAARAQASIKVRQPLARAIVAGLNAGEQARLEIIADSVIEELNVKRLNFVADAEALPDDSAQVTEGALTVAVDKNITPELADEGLVREITHRIQGLRRNANYEIADNIVTYFDGDEQAERVMGEWSDYIKRETLSRELVKGVPVDETVTAEIFKLEGHPINLGVSKANP; the protein is encoded by the coding sequence ATGTTTCAACCAGTCAACAGCCGTGTTAACTTCGGGGAACTCGAAGAAAAGACGTTGAAGCTTTGGTCGCAGAAGAACGTTTTCAAACGCAGCATTGAAAACCGCAAAGACGGCAAACGCTTTACCTTGTACGAAGGGCCGCCGACGGCTAACGGCAAACCGGGTATCCACCATGTTCTGTCGCGGGTCTTCAAGGATGTCATTCCTCGCTATAAAGTGATGAAGGGTTTTTACGCGCCCCGCATCGGCGGATGGGACACCCATGGCCTCCCGGTAGAACTTGAGGTAGAAAAGGAACTCGGTTTCAAGAGCAAGACCGATATCGAGAGATACGGCATCGCCGAGTTCAATCAAAAATGCCGCGAGTCCGTGTTCAAATATGTCCGGGACTGGAACGCCCTAACCGAACGCATCGGGTACTGGGTGGATCTGGATAACGCCTACATCACCATGAATAACAGCTATATCGAAAGCGGCTGGTGGGTGGTCAAACAACTCTGGGACAAGGGATTAATCTACCAGGGTCATAAAGTCACCCCGCACTGCCCGCGTTGCGGAACTTCACTTTCATCGCATGAAGTGGCATTAGGTTATGAGGAACATACCGAAGACCCCTCGGTCTATGTGAAATTTCAGATTCTGCCGGAATCCTTTACCGGGCCCCTGAAGGCTTTTATGGACAAGCCGTTGTCCTTACTCGCCTGGACGACCACGCCGTGGACATTGCCCGCCAATACGGCCCTTGCGGTCTGTGACAGCGCCGAATACGCGGTCCTGGACCTGGGAGACGAATACCTGGTCCTTGCCGCGGCCTTGCTGGAGGCGAACGCCTTACATACTGCTCATGAAGCCGGCAGAGTTGCCGGCAGCCGCCTGGTGGGTTTGAAATACCGGCCGCTGTTCGATCCGTTCGCGAACAGCATGGCAGTGAGTCGCCTCGACAAAGGCGAACTCGTTGCCGTCGAAGCGACCGAGCTCACTTACCCGGTCATCGCCGCCGATTATGTCTCCATGGATGACGGTACCGGTATCGTTCACACGGCGCCGGCCTATGGCGAGGTGGACTATGAATCCGGAAAGAAGCACGGGCTGTATTTTATTCACCATGTCGATCTCCAGGGGAAGATAACCGGCACCTATCCCGGCGCGGGAAAGTTTGTCAAAACTGCCGATCCCCTCATCACCCAGGACTTAAAACAACGTAATATGCTTTTCAAAAGTGAAAAGATACATCACACATACCCGTTTTGCTGGCGTTGCAGTACGCCGCTGCTGTATTTTGCCAAACAGAGCTGGTATATCCGCACCACCGCCTGCCGAGATGCATTGATCGAAGGCAACGAACGTATCAACTGGTACCCGGAACATATAAAAAAAGGCCGTTTCGGCGACTGGTTGCAAAATAATGTCGATTGGGCGTTCTCACGCGAGCGTTACTGGGGAACGCCGGTGCCGGTATGGCGATGCCAGAGATGCCAGACAACCGAATGTATCGGAGGGTTAACCGAACTCCAGGCAAAGACGGGGTTTTCCGGGCTTAACGAACCACTCGACCTGCATCGGCCTTATGTCGATGACATGACGTATGAATGCCCGCAGTGCCACGGAGAGATGAAGCGCGTCAGTGATGTTATAGACTGCTGGTTCGATTCCGGCGCTATGCCGGTTGCCCAGCACCACTATCCATTTGAGCCGGACAGCCTGGATATCTTCAAGGATGGGCGTTTCCCCGCGGACTATATTTGCGAGGCGGTGGATCAGACGAGAGGCTGGTTCTATAGCTTGCACGCTCTTTCGACACTCCTCTTTGACCGGCCGAGCTACGATAATGTCATCTGCCTGGGGCATATTCTCGATGAAAAAGGCGAGAAGATGAGCAAGTCCAAGGGCAATGTGGTGTTGCCCGAAACTGTCATCGGGAAATATGGGGCTGACGCGGTACGCTGGTACTTGTTCACCGCTTCACCAGCGGGCAACGCCAGACGCTTCTCGGAGAAACTGGTGAGCGAGGTAACACGCTCCTTCATGTCCACTCTGTGGAACACTTATTCCTTTTTCATTCTCTACGCTAATATCGACAACTATCAGCCAAAAACTGAAACCTGCGAGGTGGCCTCGGAACTCGACCGCTGGATTTTGTCCGAGTTGAATCAACTCGTCGAGGAGGTCACCACCGATCTGGACGCATATGATCCGGTGGCCGCGGCGCGCGCCATAGAGGCTTTTGTGGATTACCTGTCCAACTGGTATGTCAGGCGATCGCGGAGGCGTTTCTGGAAATCCGAGAGCGACGCGGATAAACTGTCGGCTTATAACGCTCTTTATGAATGCCTGGTTACGATGTCTAAATTACTGGCTCCGTTCATGCCTTTCCTGGCCGAGGAGATATACCAGAACCTGGTCGTATCGATCAATGCCCAGGCGCCGGATAGTGTACATCTTTCTGATTTCCCGTTGGCTGACATTACCCGTATCGATGCCGACCTATCGACGGCAATGCGGTTGGCGATGAAGGTGTCCAGCATCGGCCGGGCCGCCCGGGCACAGGCGAGTATCAAGGTCCGTCAGCCCCTGGCGAGGGCGATTGTTGCCGGACTTAACGCCGGGGAACAAGCCAGGCTCGAAATAATCGCCGATTCAGTGATCGAAGAACTAAACGTCAAACGGCTCAACTTCGTCGCCGATGCTGAGGCGTTGCCGGATGATTCGGCCCAAGTGACCGAAGGCGCTTTGACCGTAGCCGTTGATAAAAATATCACTCCTGAACTGGCCGACGAAGGCCTGGTCAGGGAGATAACTCACCGTATACAGGGTTTGCGCAGAAACGCCAACTACGAGATCGCCGACAATATCGTCACCTACTTCGACGGCGATGAACAGGCCGAAAGAGTCATGGGCGAGTGGTCGGACTACATCAAGCGAGAAACTTTATCGCGGGAACTGGTAAAAGGCGTCCCCGTTGATGAAACAGTGACGGCTGAAATCTTCAAGCTTGAAGGTCATCCGATCAATCTCGGGGTAAGCAAGGCGAACCCTTGA
- a CDS encoding ferritin family protein, with amino-acid sequence MNDEIAELLEAAMFKEVASAALYRKSAGMTDDPAAATLLRELAGTEEKHLDSLKNLPLEAFIDSLETKSRLADLLVSAHLKAPDELAGADLTDTVLFAIKREAESVSFYSDLMGVFSTETAKSLCRFLAHQEMGHKLRLELLYDNIVHIDD; translated from the coding sequence ATGAACGACGAAATTGCCGAGTTGCTGGAAGCAGCCATGTTCAAAGAGGTTGCTTCCGCTGCTTTATATCGTAAATCTGCCGGTATGACCGATGATCCGGCTGCGGCCACTCTCTTACGGGAACTGGCCGGCACCGAGGAAAAGCACCTTGATTCGCTAAAGAACCTGCCACTGGAAGCCTTCATAGATTCACTCGAAACCAAATCACGCCTGGCGGATCTCCTGGTCTCCGCCCATTTGAAAGCCCCTGACGAACTTGCCGGCGCCGACCTGACCGATACCGTGCTTTTCGCTATAAAACGCGAGGCCGAGTCCGTCTCTTTTTATTCGGACCTGATGGGAGTGTTCAGCACAGAGACCGCCAAATCGCTCTGCCGGTTTCTGGCGCACCAGGAAATGGGACACAAGCTACGGCTCGAACTTCTCTATGATAACATCGTTCATATCGATGACTAG